Proteins from a single region of Cydia splendana chromosome 9, ilCydSple1.2, whole genome shotgun sequence:
- the LOC134793529 gene encoding facilitated trehalose transporter Tret1-like isoform X1 — translation MWSQKSSLPSYGSLENDTTPFVYNGTTTPVISKTPLPQKPNNSKAGRGKALRQILASLVANLGTINTGMAFGFSATVLPQLKSNESSIHITETEASWIASLSAAGTPVGCLLSGYLMDVIGRRLTLLITEVPLILGWLLIAFACNIPMIYVGRLMIGLGSGMVGAPARVYTCEVSQPHLRGMLGALASVGVSTGVLISYVIGSMTAWNILAGVSAIVPMLSLLGMLLLPETPNYLLSHGNRDRAESSLVKLRGSTCDIDEEIQRMIAFKEKNHVEPLSSVKDYIKALLSPSALKPFAILAVYFFIYQWCGVNTITFFAVEVFRASGATKENQYWLTIAMGIVRLIFTVVGCILCRRCGRRPLTFVSAVGCGSTMIVLAVYMYFVEQWKQAGVAPMYAWIPVAAIFIFMISCTLGYLIVPWIMIGEVYPTQVRGIVGGMTTTAAHLSVFSVVKTFPFLKDALNYYGAFAVYGAMSIGGIAFFYIFLPETKGRTLQEIEDYFCGRTKTLKQPNKTEGALST, via the exons AAACGACACCACGCCATTTGTTTACAATGGCACAACCACGCCCGTCATCTCCAAAACCCCGTTACCTCAGAAGCCTAACAACAGCAAAGCTGGTAGAGGCAAAGCCCTTAGACAAATCCTAGCGTCTTTAGTGGCCAATTTGGGAACTATCAATACTGGCATGGCATTTGGGTTCTCCGCTACGGTGCTGCCGCAGTTAAAGAGCAATGAATCTAGTATACATATCACAGAAACTGAAGCCAGTTGGATTG cCAGTCTCAGCGCGGCCGGCACGCCCGTGGGCTGCCTGCTCAGCGGCTATCTTATGGATGTGATCGGCCGCCGCCTGACGCTCTTGATCACCGAAGTGCCGCTGATCCTCGGGTGGCTACTCATCGCTTTTGCTTGCAATATCCCCATGATCTATGTCG GCAGGCTGATGATAGGACTCGGGTCCGGGATGGTGGGCGCTCCGGCCCGCGTTTACACTTGCGAAGTATCGCAACCGCATCTACGAGGCATGCTGGGTGCATTGGCATCTGTCGGGGTATCCACGGGTGTTTTAATATCG TACGTGATCGGCAGCATGACAGCATGGAACATCCTAGCCGGAGTGAGCGCCATCGTCCCCATGCTGTCACTCCTCGGCATGCTGTTGCTGCCAGAAACGCCCAACTACCTGCTGTCCCATGGCAATCGAGACCGCGCCGAGAGCTCGCTAGTGAAGCTGCGTGGGTCCACCTGTGACATCGACGAGGAGATACAGAGGATGATCGCCTTCAAGGAGAAGAACCATGTAGAACC GTTATCGAGTGTGAAAGACTACATCAAGGCGCTGCTGTCCCCGTCTGCGCTGAAGCCGTTTGCTATCTTGGCCGTGTACTTCTTCATCTACCAATGGTGCGGCGTCAACACCATCACCTTCTTCGCCGTTGAAGTCTTTAGG GCCTCAGGCGCAACCAAGGAGAACCAGTATTGGTTGACAATAGCTATGGGCATAGTGCGGCTCATATTCACGGTGGTCGGTTGCATACTGTGCCGGCGCTGCGGACGGCGGCCGCTTACATTCGTCTCAG cGGTGGGCTGTGGCTCGACGATGATCGTGCTGGCGGTCTACATGTACTTCGTCGAGCAGTGGAAGCAGGCCGGCGTCGCGCCGATGTACGCCTGGATCCCCGTGGCGGCCATCTTCATATTCATGATATCCTGTACCCTGGGGTACCTCATCGTGCCTTGGATCATGATTGGCGAGGTGTATCCCACGCAG GTTCGTGGCATAGTGGGGGGCATGACGACGACAGCTGCCCATCTCTCTGTGTTCTCCGTTGTCAAGACATTCCCTTTTCTCAAGGATGCGCTCAACTATTATGGCGCCTTCGCCGTTTACGGTGCCATGTCTATTGGTG GCATCGCTTTCTTCTACATATTCCTACCTGAAACGAAAGGCCGTACTCTTCAGGAAATAGAAGACTACTTCTGCGGCAGAACTAAAACTCTCAAACAACCCAATAAGACCGAGGGCGCGTTATCAACGTAG
- the LOC134793529 gene encoding facilitated trehalose transporter Tret1-like isoform X2, whose amino-acid sequence MAKEANDTTPFVYNGTTTPVISKTPLPQKPNNSKAGRGKALRQILASLVANLGTINTGMAFGFSATVLPQLKSNESSIHITETEASWIASLSAAGTPVGCLLSGYLMDVIGRRLTLLITEVPLILGWLLIAFACNIPMIYVGRLMIGLGSGMVGAPARVYTCEVSQPHLRGMLGALASVGVSTGVLISYVIGSMTAWNILAGVSAIVPMLSLLGMLLLPETPNYLLSHGNRDRAESSLVKLRGSTCDIDEEIQRMIAFKEKNHVEPLSSVKDYIKALLSPSALKPFAILAVYFFIYQWCGVNTITFFAVEVFRASGATKENQYWLTIAMGIVRLIFTVVGCILCRRCGRRPLTFVSAVGCGSTMIVLAVYMYFVEQWKQAGVAPMYAWIPVAAIFIFMISCTLGYLIVPWIMIGEVYPTQVRGIVGGMTTTAAHLSVFSVVKTFPFLKDALNYYGAFAVYGAMSIGGIAFFYIFLPETKGRTLQEIEDYFCGRTKTLKQPNKTEGALST is encoded by the exons AAACGACACCACGCCATTTGTTTACAATGGCACAACCACGCCCGTCATCTCCAAAACCCCGTTACCTCAGAAGCCTAACAACAGCAAAGCTGGTAGAGGCAAAGCCCTTAGACAAATCCTAGCGTCTTTAGTGGCCAATTTGGGAACTATCAATACTGGCATGGCATTTGGGTTCTCCGCTACGGTGCTGCCGCAGTTAAAGAGCAATGAATCTAGTATACATATCACAGAAACTGAAGCCAGTTGGATTG cCAGTCTCAGCGCGGCCGGCACGCCCGTGGGCTGCCTGCTCAGCGGCTATCTTATGGATGTGATCGGCCGCCGCCTGACGCTCTTGATCACCGAAGTGCCGCTGATCCTCGGGTGGCTACTCATCGCTTTTGCTTGCAATATCCCCATGATCTATGTCG GCAGGCTGATGATAGGACTCGGGTCCGGGATGGTGGGCGCTCCGGCCCGCGTTTACACTTGCGAAGTATCGCAACCGCATCTACGAGGCATGCTGGGTGCATTGGCATCTGTCGGGGTATCCACGGGTGTTTTAATATCG TACGTGATCGGCAGCATGACAGCATGGAACATCCTAGCCGGAGTGAGCGCCATCGTCCCCATGCTGTCACTCCTCGGCATGCTGTTGCTGCCAGAAACGCCCAACTACCTGCTGTCCCATGGCAATCGAGACCGCGCCGAGAGCTCGCTAGTGAAGCTGCGTGGGTCCACCTGTGACATCGACGAGGAGATACAGAGGATGATCGCCTTCAAGGAGAAGAACCATGTAGAACC GTTATCGAGTGTGAAAGACTACATCAAGGCGCTGCTGTCCCCGTCTGCGCTGAAGCCGTTTGCTATCTTGGCCGTGTACTTCTTCATCTACCAATGGTGCGGCGTCAACACCATCACCTTCTTCGCCGTTGAAGTCTTTAGG GCCTCAGGCGCAACCAAGGAGAACCAGTATTGGTTGACAATAGCTATGGGCATAGTGCGGCTCATATTCACGGTGGTCGGTTGCATACTGTGCCGGCGCTGCGGACGGCGGCCGCTTACATTCGTCTCAG cGGTGGGCTGTGGCTCGACGATGATCGTGCTGGCGGTCTACATGTACTTCGTCGAGCAGTGGAAGCAGGCCGGCGTCGCGCCGATGTACGCCTGGATCCCCGTGGCGGCCATCTTCATATTCATGATATCCTGTACCCTGGGGTACCTCATCGTGCCTTGGATCATGATTGGCGAGGTGTATCCCACGCAG GTTCGTGGCATAGTGGGGGGCATGACGACGACAGCTGCCCATCTCTCTGTGTTCTCCGTTGTCAAGACATTCCCTTTTCTCAAGGATGCGCTCAACTATTATGGCGCCTTCGCCGTTTACGGTGCCATGTCTATTGGTG GCATCGCTTTCTTCTACATATTCCTACCTGAAACGAAAGGCCGTACTCTTCAGGAAATAGAAGACTACTTCTGCGGCAGAACTAAAACTCTCAAACAACCCAATAAGACCGAGGGCGCGTTATCAACGTAG